DNA from Lagenorhynchus albirostris chromosome 3, mLagAlb1.1, whole genome shotgun sequence:
cccctgccgatgcaggggacacgggttcgtgcaccggtccgggaagatcccacatgccgcggagcggctgggcccatgagccatggccgctgagcctgcgcgtccagagcctgtgctccgcaacgggagaggccacaacagtgagaggcctgcgtacagcaaaaaaaaaaaaaaaaaaaaaaaaaagttaattagatTGTCACCTACCTGCAGTCAACATTTTTCAAGAattagttcattctttctttGTAGCTTAGGCTTATTGATCATAGAACACTTTATagctgtttatgttttcttttatgctGTTGGCATCATGGAAAATTACAATcatgaaatgctttttaaaaattgatttgaacACAATGTTTCCTAATAAAATATTTGGCAAATCTGAAATTTTTTAAGTTATCACCAACATATGTGACcttctttctttgcttatttttgtttaaattaaaaacttggaCCACATGAAGGCTGTTAAATATTGAAGgttttgaaaaaaatagttttaattttgtttgagaGAATTCCCTTAGCAAAAGCTATCTATTATTTGTATATCCACAGTGCCTAATATGATGATACACAGTACATTTTGATACCCCTAACTATTATGGACTAACCActtaaaagatttaaaaggatGAACGTTTGAATTTTCTTCTCTAGTTCCATATTTCTCTGGTATAGACATGtgaacaaaatgtattttctagcCATCtcttaaaaattaactaattGCTTAATTTGTTCTGTTTGCAATGATTGTCTCCTTAACaacatttttttacttttgaattcTTTGGGGAAAATAGGAACTGTTGGCGTAAGCATTTTTTGACCACAAGAAAGAAGGCTGGAAATCTTGTTGCTGACATTGATATCTGAGATGGGAGGGTGAGGATTCACATTTAAGGGTGGCAGAAATCCTGGTCTGGTTTGTGTAATGCTGTGATCTAAAGGGAAAGCTCCCGAACCACGCCTTTCTAAAAGGGCATGATTTCTCCTGCTCAGGGGACCTGGTGGGATATTCTCCAACAATTCTTTGGATCCTGACAACAAAGAAGAAGATGGTGAGaggatctttttctttcctataagTGTTTTGCCATCATCTAAAGTTGCAGGGATGAGACCAGCTGAGAGCTGGGAATCAGAGCTATAGTGATTTGCTCCTGAGTTTCTTTTTAGAACTATACTTCTTAAGGTGGAAGTAAATATTGTCTGGTTAGAGTCTGGGTCCTGGTCAACTGGGATGCCAATGCATTGCTGATTTCCTTCTGAAAACAATGATTGATAATTTATTTCCTCAGATGACATCTTTCTTGAGCTGGCCTGATCAAAGGCTCTTAACAAATGTGCAGTGTCTTTTATATCAATACTTTGGTGCCTAGTGACGAATCGCTTGGAAAGTGCCAGCCCATTGGTTTTGTAGGATAATTCTTCCTCTGGAGTAATATCCTGGAGCTCCTCTTGTAAGGAGGCCACTCTGTTCTGGTGCTTTAATGAGGGGGCACTCTTGATCCAGTGTGGAGCCTGAGGTAGCTTCGGCCCGTTAGGGGCCACGCAAGGCTTCCTCAAGGGGGAGCTTGGGTCCCCCATATCATCACTGCTTCCTGTGGGTTCCAGATCTTTACAGGCAAAAAGTGTCATTTCAGTTTCAGAAGAATGTGATAGTGGCAATGAGGCTGTTTTTAGGTCTATTGCTGAAGGAGTGGCACAGGTGGCTGGGGAATAACACCCATCCATATCCACAGGAGGCATATTTAAGTACTGTTTGGTCGTGTGCCTGCCACAGGGCGATTTTGCTGTCATTATGATAATGACCTCTTTCCCTTTTGCCTTGCAAGCACTAAGTAGGACTTTCAGGGTCTCTCTGTCTTCTGAATTTACAGCATAAACGAGGGCTGAGTAACTAGAGTGGTCTTGCAAGCTGAGGTCAGCCCCACTCTCTAGGAGCAAAGAAACAACTTCAGGACCAGCTTTTTCTAAGCAAGCATGCATCAAAGCAGTTTTCCCAGATTTGTCCTGTATGTTGGGATCAGCATTGTTTTCTAATAGGTATTTAACCATTTTGGCTTTACTGATGCTCTGGTGATCAACATGTCTGGTCTTACAAGCAATCATTAAGGGTGTTTCCCCTCGGTCATTGCTCTCATTAATGTAGGCGCCGCCTTCCAGCAAGAGTCTTGTAAGGCGAAGCCGGCTCTGATGGACCGCTTTGATCAGGGAATTTCCATCACTGGAAATTTCTATACCTTCATCCATCTTCAAAAGTCAGAATCAATACCTGGTTAGCAAAGAAGATGAAGAACAAAAGATTAGCCTGAATCAATGTCCCAATTTATATTCATGTTGTTATTCACAATTAATGTCTGAAATATgtataaagaagacataaataagatTGTGTTattaatatagagaaaaatttgaaaaatttagaAGAGTAACAACCTTTAGGGAAGCTCGAACTAAAATTTACTTTCCCAAAATCTTCATTGACTATTTATGACATAACACTAGCCTAGTACTTCTCTAAATCCCACATCAATTAAACAATAATCCACTTAGTTTCCacctgtgaaaaatattttttaaataatattaaaatgcaaatttaagcaAAAAAGCCAAAATTCTGTGTAACTGCAACTGAATCAACTAAAATAGAGCATGTTTACGATAGCTTAGTACAAAAAACTTTTTAGTATTAATTACTTAAACATGCTTTTCAGTTAAATAATGCAATTAAGATCTAAATTTTCAATTTGAGGGgcattttgatgtttcttttaaaggatgaaaaatatttgGACTACAAGATGTTAAAACAACTGATATAATGTCTGGAATTCACACTGAGATAGGAATGGTGAGCATGAGATTATGCAGTTTTCTTGATTCCATTACTTAAATTGTCCACTGACTAGGTTATGGGGTTAGCAACATACTATTGAGTTAAATTTTGACAGTTGCTCCAAAAAAGTTTTCTAGGCTAGAAACAAGTGAAGACatacagactttaaaaacattttattatcattaaaactgaaaattatttatgtttaatttatttaaataatttagattCAGGATTTCCccggcggtccaatggttagggctctgtgctctcactgctgagggcctgggttcaatccctggttggggaactaatatcccacaagtcATGCggcatggccaataaataaataaatacataaataaaaatttagatttaaaCTTATTCAACAGATAATTTCATTAGGTGATAAGAATTATGTCTTTATCGAGAGCCAAGGAAATGTTAGTCTTGTAACAGTCCTTAGAGCTggggagaaaaatcaaataaaatttgtataacATTTAGATCTATTTCATTGAATTGTGTAGCTTTGAGAAATCAAGAAGTATTATTTACTCTactcatttacttttaaaataaagaatatgggACACGGATTTCTATTGTATAGTAGAATAGATAAGGGATCCCCAATCCccgggccacggaccagtaccagtctgtgctgtggcctgttaggaagcaggtcgcacagcaggaggtgcgCGGCAGgcaagcaagcgaagcttcatctgtttACTGCAGCttcccatcgctcacattaccgcctgagctccgcctcccgTCAGATGAGCGGCGGctttagattctcataggagtgtgAACCCTACTCTGAACtgtgcatgcgagggatctaggttgcatgctccttgtgagaatctaatgcctgatgatctgaggtggaactgaggcagtgatgctgggactggggagcggctgcaaatacagattatcattagcagagaggtttgactgcacagagaccatgatcaattgcttgcagactcatatcaaaaccctatcagtgagtggcaagtgacaattaggctgcatctggtggcaggctttatagtggcaagtgagttgatgtacttcaattgtacagctgcatctggtggcaggctttaagtcagaatctgaTACTTATTTTAGTCCATGTGTGGcccacccattattttatttaccacttccgtCCGCACCTATTTCCTGCACTGCACACTTGTCTCACTCAGTTTTGGTAAGCCCGCAAGCTAATCCTAGCCAAATTGAGTAAAAAACAAACGttgctggagagcttctttgaaaagggggaaagacacaatgatgagacagcagaagactcttAAGACTGCcagcaaaaagaaagctgcatttaaaagaaaataccaagaatcctacttaaattacaggttcactgcaacaggtgattcacattcttcAAGCCCTCTCTGTATAATATGTGGTGACTGGCTATCCAAggaagccatgaaaccttcaaaactgcttcgccacatggagaccaagcaccctgcattaaaagacaagcctttggactttttcaaaagaaaaaaacgtgaacacgaagaacagaagcaattattgaaggccaccacttcatcaaattTGTCTGCACTGaaagcatcattcttagtggttAACGGCATCGCTAAAGCTAAGAAGTCCTTTACTATtagtgaagagttgatcctgcctgctgctaaggacatttgtcatgaacttttaggagaggctgcagttcaaaaggtggcatgTGTTCCTCTTTCGGCCAGCACCATAACTAGATGAactgatgaaatagcagaggatactGAGGCACAATTGTTAGGCTTAATGAGTCACTGTAGTATGCAATCCAGGTTGACAAGTCTAccgatgttgacaacaaggcaacaatgcttgtttttgtgtgatatattttcaggaggatgtgcatgatatgttatgtgcacttttttttgccaaccaacaccacagctgcagaactattcaacTCTTTGAATGATtgcatatcaggaaaactgaattggtcacTTTGTGTTGGCATATGTACAGACAGAGCAGCTGCCATGACTGgacggctttctggtttcactactcaggtcaaagaggttgcttctgaatgtgagtctatgcactgtgtcatccctagagaaatgctggctagccgaaaaatgtcacctgaacttaacaacaTTTcacaggatgtgattaaaattatcaaccacattaaagtacatgcccttaactcatgTCTGTTCGCACAGCTCTATGAGGAGATGGACGCAGACGACACAAGTCTtttcttatacacagaagtgagatggctttctaaaggtacatcactggccagagtttttgagttcTGAGAGccgctccagagatttcttttagaaaaacagttaccactggcagcacatttcaatGACACAGAACGGGTCGCAAAACTTGGttacttgggcttccctagtggcacagtggttgggaatctgccttccagtgcaggggacacgggttcgagccctggtccaggaagatcccacatgctgcagagcaactaagcctgtgcgccacaactactgaacctgcgctctagagcccatgagccacgactattgagcccgcgtgcaacagctactgaagccagcgtgcctagagcccgtgctccaaaacaaagagaagccaccatgatgagaagcccgcacaccgcaatgaagagtagcccccgctcgctgcgactagagaaagcccgcacacagcaacgaagacccaacacagccaaaaaataaataaataaaataaataaatttatttaaaaaaaaaaaaaaacttgcttacttgtgtgacgtATTCAACCCGCTTAACGAACTCattctgtcacttcaggggagaatgacaactgtgttcaagttgGCAGATAAAGTAGCtacattcaaagccaaactggaattatgggggtgACACGCGAACATtaggatttttgacatgtttcaaacattagcagagattttgaaagagactgagccggggccttctttctcccagctggtgcatgatcacccatctcagctttcaaaagagtttgagcattacttcccaaccacaaaagacccccaaactgggaaggaatggatccgccACCCATACTGtcaataagccaggtgaatcgactttgtccAAGCTACAAGAGGATCTACTGCTTGAGATTGCAAATGACagtggccttaaaagtatgtttgaaacaacttcaaatctccatacgttctggattaaagtcaaggaggaatatcctgagattgccacaaaagcactgaaaagcctgcttccatttccaacatcctatctttgtgaagcagggttttctgcagtgacagcaaccaaaacgaGATGAccgagtagactggacataagcaacacacctcgggtgtcactgtctcccatcacccccggATGGGACCAtttagttgcaggaaaacaagctcagggctcccactgattctgcattatggtgagttgtataattagttcattatatattacaatgtaataatgatagaaataaagtgcacaataaatgtaatgcacttgaatcatcctgaaaccattccCCACCTACCagggtctgtggaaaaattgtcttccacgaaactggtccctggtgccaaaaaggttgggaaccgctggaatagataataaatataatgacttcttaaaggaaagaagagataaagagagcagaaagaaagtgaagaaaaaagggaaagacagaCATGCACATAGAAAGTAATTCAATTGTTGAACGGCTATAAGCTCCTaatatgtgctgggcactgagctACAAAGGTATAGGCCTTAGCCCTGAAGAGGTTACATAGCTGTTTGGAAGATTTACTGTATAAGCAGCTGGTTATGAGTTTACACACAGACTTTAATGGTTTGAGGACGGAAGGGCTTCACAGAGGCCAGCCATTTGAGCTAAACCTTGAAGACCGCGAAAGAGTTTGGCAGGCAGAAAAACGAGGAAAGGAAAAGTAGAGAACACTCCTTGTGCAAAGACCTAGAGGCTTAAAATAGCAGTTATTTATCACAAACCAAGCTCTACACCATACTACAACCAaactttaggaaaatattttagcaGATGATTATACTTACAGTGATGTGGCAGAACACGTACATCTAATTTTGTCCCTTCCTGAAACCCCCTaaaagtaaagttttttttttttaaaacataaactcaCAAAGATagcaggaaaaggagagaagatgacAAACAACATTTTGGAAGCCGGAAAGCAGATGGGCCAGTGGTAACTGACTGGGCCAACCTGAAAAGGCTGTGCCTCGAGTCATTGGCGGCAGAGTTGAGCACTAAGCCCGTGTACACTATAGAATCCTCGAAAGAGGTGGCAGTAGGAGGCTCTATGACTAGGGGATGGAGAGTACAGCTAAATAAGGAGGGCTAGGAGAAAAGCTGTTAGAGAGGCAGTTGGATCCCTACGTCTTGCTCCGGAAGTGCCGTGGTCCTACCTTGGATCAGCAGAAGCAGCATTACCTGAAACTTGTTAAATATGCAAAATCTCAGGCTCCATCCCAGATCTACTGAGTCAGAGCCTACAGTTCAACtagttccccaggtgatttgcATGCACATTGAAGTTTGAGAAGTGCTCCTCCACTCCAAGCCACTAGGAGATAGAAGACTgcccctctcccacctcaaaaGATGTCCAGTGGTTTATTCTCCAGAAATGGTGAAACAAAGAGTCTCTGGACTGAGAGACACTAGGCATGTTTGAGGACAGGAAAATAGGAGAATAAGTGATGGCATGTTTACTGACCACTGAGTGAAGGGACTCACAGCCTTCTACCCCAACTCAGCTCCAAGAATGATGGCAGCCATATTTTATCCTTTAGAAGAAAACTGCTATACTCGTCTCTCAAGAATATGACCTACCAAGGAGAAAATACTTAAGAGTACTGATCACAGGGATTCCCCAACATGCCACCCAGATCATCCCACAGTGTGGCTTAAAGGTcactcatggggcttccctggtggcgcagtggttgagagtctgcctgccaatgcaggggacacgggttcaagccctggtctgggaagatcccacatgccacggaacaactaggcccgtgagccacaactactgagcctgcgcgtctggagcctatgctccgcaacaagagaggccgcgacagtaagaggcccgtgcaccgcgatgaagagtggcccccacttgccgcaactagagaaagccctcgcacagaaacgaagacccaacacagccaaaaataaataaaattaaaaaatttaaaaaaaaggtcacTCGTGAAAAAGCTTCACATTAGGTTTTTAATCCAAGCCCTTTAATCATGAGcatgaaaacaaaaaagcctCTTACATTAAAGAcagagagcagaatggaaaaattAACTTGGAGAAGACAGATATTAGTCCAAAAAATGAAACCTTCAAAAACTCATTATCCTCAAAGGGATAAGAAGATGTTGTAACCATGAAACAGGGATAAGAgtctattaaaaagaatattcagAGATCATAAAAATCTCTCAAAAgataaaaacatgatacaaagtGCAAAACTCAATAGAAGGGTTGAATAATAACATTGATAAAAATCTCTAACACAGTCAAGCAAAAAggatagagagaaaaaaacaagaaaattagggGACTAGATCAGGAAATCCAAGATCCAACTAATAGAAGTTCTTACAAGAGACAATAGTGGGGGTAGAGAAAGGGGTGAGCAGGAGAGGAAATGATGAATAAGATCAAGAAAATTTTTTAGACATGAGGGACATGAGTTCCCAAATTGAAAGGGCCCAGAGAGACCATAGCACAATGGATGATGACAGACCCTGACCATCGCACAGGGTTGTATTTCCAGAACACTGAGAACAGAGAAGATTAGGCAAtggaggaatattttttaaaatctgaaggaaaaatgATTCCCAGCTTAGAATTCTCTAGCTAGCCAAACCATCAGTCAAGAATTGGGATACACTCTCAAGAATCTACTGAAGAATATATTCTATCAAGATGAAATGGTggaacaagaaagaagaaacgaGATCTGGAGATCATCATAGAGGAAAGGCACAGAAAATCCCCAAGATGGTGAGAGGAGATGCCAGGATAATGGATGTGCACAGACATCCTCTCTGAGACCATACTGCCATTTTACCATCTTGTTAACTGAGGACCAAATGCCCAGGTAAGCCTGATCTCAGTTCTTTAAATGACTTGCTTTGTCCTGACCACATCTCTGCTCTCCCCTCCATACCCTGCTTTCTGGGGCAGACACTGGCACTCGTTTCAGCCCTACTCAAATGTTCTACTTTGACCTGCTCTGAGATCTGGGGATAAGTCATGGTGAGCTTAGGAGGAGAGAGACTCAAAACCCATTGCCTTTGCATATCCACTATCTGCTCTACACTGCAGCCCGCCAGAAGCCCTGTCATGGTAAGCCCCATGTTTCCCAGGACTCACTCATGACCTTGCCCAGAGTGGCTCTTGTAAATGCTCAGGAATGCTGAGCTGTACTCAGATCCAGAGACTGTTCAACTTATGTTCTCCTGAGAACTTTTGCCATATATTGTTAATATTGATCTTCCTTTATTCATCTAATTTTGTGCTTTCTACCCAgttttccaaaaataaacaattaatttACTTAAGGATCACATGCAAGTGGgaaactcagaaaacaaaaaagccaaggAACGATTTACACAACAGTCAAGACTAAGTTACCTCTTGGTGAGGGTTAAGGAGAACAATGCAATTTGGGAGGGACACACAGAGGCTTTTAAGGTTCAGGTAATGTTCTGTTCTGTTTCAGGTGTGTATATAGATGTccattttattattcttcttCAAACAGTATATATTTCATGTACTCGCCTGTATGATATTACTATTCTCTTTTGTAAAGTGGGACAGGTACAGAAAAAAGAACATAGCATTTATGTAAGAAtgtttcataattaaaatttataaaaagccATAGTAAGTCTTAGTTTTCACAACATAAATCACTTTTTGTGGTGTTATCAATAGTATTTTATGCCTAGACTTTCAAGGAATTTCAGCTAGTCAGCTCCTGATAAGCAGTATTCAAAAGAATATACTTATTCGTTTCCACTTTAGTTTCATTCACGATGTTAAGCAAAGAACAACCACTAGATATATACAtccataaatataataaaagttaGCACATGAAATACATGATTTTTGTCCCCCGTGCAACATTCTAAAAAAGCTATTCCAGAGCCAGACATACCTGCAACTCAGCAACCTAGGAATTTAGGGTTGGTTGACAGATTTGGTCCCAACTCAGAGGTTTATTCTGAATGCGAAACATCTGCAAAGAGCTCACATGAGACAGTGATCACAAAAGAAactttcttttagcatttttcaTATACAAATAGGTTTAATAAAGCAAAGAGACTTATAGAAATGAACTggaacataatataaaatatagaactgCCATTCAAGAAGAGATAACAGTATCAATCATGTAAACGCACCTTTGACCAAAAGTAGCATTTGATAAACAGATATTCAAATGAGAACCAGTTGCCAGATACCAGATTTCAATATTAAACTTTCATATAGCTTCTAGTATGCGGGccaatgttcttttaaaaaaaagtcttaaaagaatCTTTTGGAAAGACATTCAAACCTTTTCACTTATCCTCATGTAAAGATCTTTCTCCACAGTGCTAAACCTGGCCACTTCCTGCCATAACTTTCCCTCCCACACTTGGCATCAGGAGGTTCTGGGAGAAAAAGGGGGGCTGGCTGCGATGCCTGAGGGGGGCAGTGGCCCCGCCCTGGTCCTGTGGAAAGGGAGGGTGCTATGGGCTCCAGGGCCTCAGGGAAGCTGGGCAGTGACACCACTAGCCAGTGGCAACTAGCGAATATACCTACCGTGAGGCCGTAGGCAGACCTCGCCCCTTAGTACTGCAGGGCTGTCAAGCACAAACAACACAGGCTTACGCTTTGCTCATTATAAAGACTTCTAAGGCCCACTGGATGgctcactttttaaattgttaacaTTTAATAGAGCAATTTTGAATTGTTTAAGCattaaatttttcagaaaaaaacgtTATCAGGTACTTTATCTTCCATGTGTATACATGTTAGGTTTCCTGGTGTCTCATTTTGTAATCGGTACTTTATTGGAATAATCCCCTTGTCTTCATGCCTTCACCCTCTTTCAGTCCATTCTCTTATCTCACCTCATCCATTCGCACATCAAAAATGCCGATATTGAGTTGATTTATTTACTCTTCATAGAGGTAAGCCCCACCTGGGATGAAAACCACCTCTCTAGCCTACAATGATCCTAGTTCAGAAATGTGCCCGCCTTCTGTGTCCTCCTGTGAAACATCCTTACTGGGCACCTAGTGCTAATACTGTATTAACATTCAGTCAGACTCATAATCTAGCTTATAAATGATTCCCCAGTTCAGTTATACCTTCCAAACAGAGAGCAGTTCAACTGGAGAAAGTTTGAAAGTCAGGTAGACCCAGATTTCCATCCTGACTCTCCTAATTACTAGCTGTATGCCTGGTCAAATCTCTCAGCCACTCCGAGTCTTGAGTTCCCCATCTGTGGAAGACAATCATGAAACGTTCGTCCCCTGGGGGCTGGTAATGAAATCAGACAACATCTAGAAAAAGACTTTCCTGTTGTGCCTTCATACTCACagtgttcttctttttaaatttttttttttttttttttttttgcggtacgcgggcctctcactgttgtggcctctcccactgcggagcacaggctccggacgcgcaggcccagcggccatggctcacaggcccagccactccgcggcatgtgggatcttcccgaaccggggcacgaacccgtgtcccctgcatcggcaggcggactctcagccactgcgccaccagggaagcccttctttttaaaatttttatctcagAATTTagccatcttttatttttatcatgtctCTAATCCACAGActatttaaataacataaaatatttaaaatgtttttttagaaTCTGTAAATAATGGTTTGTAAATATAAATGGAACCTAATAAGTGAactatggaaaaagatatccttTAAGTGCATTTTCCTTATAATTTCCAAATACAATAATTTCTTCATTATTATAAGATGTTAATTATTAAACAGCTGGATAAattgcttttgattttaaaattagaatgtcTTTAACTTTGCTTGTAATTCATCATGGCATATTGCTCTACTCTTTTAGTGCCTCTCTCCATCTCCCAAGGCCCCACTAAAATTAcagtttagttattttttttaaaagatatctatTCTGAAGAACACAGAAAACTGGAAGAGAGATATCAGATGATCAATTTCAAACAAGCTGTGGAGACAGAGGCGGGTGGTGGCGTGGTAAACTGCCTTAGCATAGCAGAGGCTACAACATAAAGCCCCCGGGAGGTGGCCCCCATGAGAAGGAAGCCAGCTTACCCACAGAACTCTGGAAGCTTAGGACATGGAGGTTCCAAACGACACCGAAAGTGGCAATGAGGCACGGGGCTGAACATGACAGGATGGTTGGATAGAACAACCGGACCCCCAGAACTTTACCCCACCCCAAGTAGACAACCACTCTCTTAGGCAAGAAAACAAAGATTCATTCTCTGAACAGATTGATCAGGTAGGCTCCAACCTTGCAAGCCGTGTGCTGAAAACAAGAGAAGACTGGTGAAATTCCCAGCTACCACGGGActggaaggcaggaaaaagaagtaaaaagcacTGGATCTTAGAATTATGAGCCCTATTAAAAATATCTGTCGATAAATGAAGCAATTCAAGCCATAACTACATTCACCCCTCCAGACACCCACTCCACATGGAAATAGAAAGTTACCTGAAAACATTATTCAAAATTTCATACTTCACTTATGTCTTTTCTCTCCCTGGATGAGTTTTCTGTCAGCCAGCTGTCAGTTCCTACTAAAGGAAATCAAAGCTATTTAGAG
Protein-coding regions in this window:
- the ANKRD34B gene encoding ankyrin repeat domain-containing protein 34B gives rise to the protein MDEGIEISSDGNSLIKAVHQSRLRLTRLLLEGGAYINESNDRGETPLMIACKTRHVDHQSISKAKMVKYLLENNADPNIQDKSGKTALMHACLEKAGPEVVSLLLESGADLSLQDHSSYSALVYAVNSEDRETLKVLLSACKAKGKEVIIIMTAKSPCGRHTTKQYLNMPPVDMDGCYSPATCATPSAIDLKTASLPLSHSSETEMTLFACKDLEPTGSSDDMGDPSSPLRKPCVAPNGPKLPQAPHWIKSAPSLKHQNRVASLQEELQDITPEEELSYKTNGLALSKRFVTRHQSIDIKDTAHLLRAFDQASSRKMSSEEINYQSLFSEGNQQCIGIPVDQDPDSNQTIFTSTLRSIVLKRNSGANHYSSDSQLSAGLIPATLDDGKTLIGKKKILSPSSSLLSGSKELLENIPPGPLSRRNHALLERRGSGAFPLDHSITQTRPGFLPPLNVNPHPPISDINVSNKISSLLSCGQKMLTPTVPIFPKEFKSKKMLLRRQSLQTEQIKQLVNF